TGCAGTGACCGAACCACCAAGGTCAAGAAGTGCACTCCGCGAGCAACTGGAAACACTTTTCCCTTCGACCTTCATCGGCATCGAATACGGACCGGACACGCCCAGGAAAGTAGGCATCTTAACCGGGAGTGGTTCTTCTGCCATTCCTCACCTGGTGGCAAATGGCATTGATACCTTCATCACAGGTGAGCTGAAGCAGGAGCATTTCAATGTTGCCCAGGAGCAAGGACTCAACCTGTATCTCTGCGGCCACTACGCCACCGAAGTCTTCGGTGTTCAAGCTCTGGCTCAGGAAGTATCTGAAAAATTCGAGATTCCTTATGAGTTCGTAAAGACTGAATGTCCGCTCTGAATTCTCATGTTCAAATTCTATTTTATAACACCAACCCTATCCATGCATCTGTTGAAAAAATACATCGCCGTATCCGTTATCATCGCCAGCCTGACCAGTGCTCTGAAAGCCGACGTTTCGCTTCCGAATATATTCGGCAACCACATGGTCCTGCAACGCGATCAAGCCAACCCGGTCTGGGGAAAAGCTGATCCCGGCGAGAAGATTACCGTCACGATTGGCGATCAATCACATTCAACTTTTGCAGATGCCGACGGTAAATGGCGGGTCACAATCGACCCTCTCAAAGTAGGTGGTCCTTACGAACTAGTCGTTTCCGGCAATAATGAGATTCGTTTTGAAGATGTGCTGGCGGGCGAAGTGTGGCTCTGCTCCGGCCAATCCAATATGCAATGGTCGGTCAAACTATCGAACAATGCAGAGCTTGAGATCGTCTCAGCCAACTATCCTCAAATTCGCTTGATCAGTGTTCCACAAGTTGCCTCACAAACGCCCAAAGAGAATTTCAACGGGAAATGGTCTATTTGCTCTCCGGATACAGTCGCAGATTTTTCTGCTGTCGGCTATTTCTTCGGACGTCGTATTCACAATACACTCGGTGTCCCTGTTGGACTGATTGATAACGCATGGGGCGGCTCAGCGGCAGAAGCCTGGATTCCGCGTGACATCCTGGAGGCAGATCCTCGCTACTCCCAGCTTCTTGAAAAATGGGATACTCGAGCTGCAGAATACACAGATGAAATCCATGAACAGAAAGTTGCAGAGTACAAAGCCAAGGTGAGAGAATGGGAAGACCAGGGCAAGCAAGGTGGACGCCCGCGTGGACCAAGAGATCCACGAAAAAATCAGCAACGACCAGCTAATTTATATAATGGAGTCCTAAGCCCAACCATCGGCTATGGAATACGCGGCACCATTTGGTATCAAGGCGAAGCCAATACAGGTCGCGCCTACCAATACAGGCACACTT
The Rubellicoccus peritrichatus DNA segment above includes these coding regions:
- a CDS encoding sialate O-acetylesterase; the encoded protein is MHLLKKYIAVSVIIASLTSALKADVSLPNIFGNHMVLQRDQANPVWGKADPGEKITVTIGDQSHSTFADADGKWRVTIDPLKVGGPYELVVSGNNEIRFEDVLAGEVWLCSGQSNMQWSVKLSNNAELEIVSANYPQIRLISVPQVASQTPKENFNGKWSICSPDTVADFSAVGYFFGRRIHNTLGVPVGLIDNAWGGSAAEAWIPRDILEADPRYSQLLEKWDTRAAEYTDEIHEQKVAEYKAKVREWEDQGKQGGRPRGPRDPRKNQQRPANLYNGVLSPTIGYGIRGTIWYQGEANTGRAYQYRHTFPLMIETWRNEWGQGDFPFYWVQLADFKEESDVPRESHWAELREAQTMTMDVVSNGGEAVIIDAGEGRDIHPRDKQTVANRLARWALANDYGYDIDFQSPRYSNMEIDGNTVTLTFDHVSNGGLYSFDVKEPRGFAIAGEDKKFVWAEAKINGKNQVIVTSEAVAEPVSVRYNWDINPIGNLYDRNGLAVTPFRTDDWPGVTINNVK